Proteins encoded within one genomic window of Borrelia parkeri:
- a CDS encoding HAD family hydrolase, producing MRIKACIFDMDGTLINSIMDIAFSMNLALKKLGYTEIKTDEFNTLVGRGYSKLVENTLEHLNVNLNDKHLKDNLYQEFVKAYNQNLYSLTKAYDGIPELLRKLNSLNIPVGILSNKNHEELLIISKDIFKDINFFEVRGYSPRFEAKPDPSNALDMIIELNLMPKEIAYIGDSDVDMITAQNAGFLPIGVSWGFRTIEELKESGAKYILSSPSELLDIIK from the coding sequence ATGAGAATTAAAGCCTGCATTTTCGACATGGATGGAACTTTAATAAACAGCATCATGGATATTGCATTTTCAATGAACTTGGCACTAAAAAAATTAGGATATACAGAAATTAAAACAGATGAATTTAACACTCTTGTTGGCAGAGGATATTCTAAATTAGTAGAGAACACCTTAGAGCATCTTAACGTAAACTTAAATGATAAACACCTCAAAGATAATCTTTATCAAGAATTTGTAAAAGCATACAATCAAAATCTTTATTCCCTAACAAAAGCATATGATGGTATACCAGAACTTTTAAGAAAACTAAATTCACTTAACATCCCTGTTGGAATCTTAAGCAATAAAAACCATGAAGAACTATTAATAATATCAAAAGATATATTCAAAGACATAAACTTCTTTGAAGTGAGGGGCTACTCACCAAGATTTGAGGCAAAACCAGATCCTTCAAATGCACTTGACATGATAATAGAATTAAATCTCATGCCAAAGGAAATAGCATACATCGGAGACAGCGATGTTGATATGATCACTGCTCAGAATGCAGGATTTTTACCTATAGGGGTTTCATGGGGTTTTAGAACAATAGAAGAATTAAAAGAAAGCGGAGCAAAATACATTTTAAGTAGTCCATCTGAACTTTTGGACATAATCAAATGA
- a CDS encoding ABC transporter ATP-binding protein: protein MQDILILDKVTKRYGDFVANDNICIRFKKGEIHAILGENGAGKTTLMKTIYGIHKPDSGQIFLRGNELKLKDSSESIRSGIGMVFQHFMLIPKFTAVQNIILGYEGSKFGFINYNHAKRKILKLSERYGLKIDTDKPIENLSVGMGQKVEILKVLYRNADIIIFDEPTAVLSPNEIDEFMNVLKILSVEGHTVILITHKIKEIKAVAQRCTIMRLGKVVGTFDIANTDEGMLTKLMIGKETSLDISKRQIVDHTNVLEIRDLSVKDERGVLKVKNISLNLREGEIFGIAGVEGSGQEELVEAILGVRDIFNGDILKRVDGKFESIKGLSVKQIIDRKIGHIPSDRQKHGLILDFNILQNIGIKSFDDVNYLKMKSSGIGNGKLKVKFLNAVKKQFVNFNLTFLKKISERLAASFDITPRDVLNKVKNLSGGNQQKVIVAREINLKPEVLLAVQPTRGLDVGAIENIYKKFLEQRDKGITILLVSLELDELISVCDRIAVMYDGKIIGILEHNFDANVIGKMMMGYSLNES, encoded by the coding sequence ATGCAAGACATATTAATTTTAGATAAAGTTACTAAGCGATATGGTGATTTTGTTGCTAATGATAATATTTGTATAAGATTTAAAAAGGGAGAAATACATGCAATTCTTGGTGAAAATGGTGCTGGAAAAACCACTTTAATGAAAACTATTTATGGAATTCACAAGCCCGATAGCGGTCAGATTTTTTTAAGAGGAAATGAACTAAAACTTAAAGATTCAAGCGAATCTATTCGAAGTGGTATTGGGATGGTTTTTCAACATTTTATGTTAATTCCAAAATTTACGGCTGTACAAAATATTATTTTAGGATATGAAGGTTCAAAATTTGGATTTATTAATTATAATCATGCAAAGAGGAAGATACTTAAACTTTCTGAAAGATATGGTTTAAAAATAGATACTGATAAGCCGATTGAGAATTTAAGTGTTGGAATGGGACAAAAAGTAGAAATACTCAAAGTTCTCTATAGAAATGCAGATATTATTATTTTTGATGAACCTACAGCGGTACTTTCGCCTAATGAGATTGATGAATTTATGAATGTTTTAAAAATATTGTCTGTAGAGGGGCATACTGTAATACTTATTACACATAAAATAAAAGAAATAAAGGCTGTGGCACAAAGGTGTACAATTATGCGTCTTGGGAAAGTAGTTGGGACTTTTGATATTGCTAATACTGATGAGGGAATGCTTACTAAATTAATGATAGGCAAAGAAACTTCTCTTGATATCTCCAAGAGGCAGATTGTTGATCACACAAACGTTCTTGAGATTAGGGATTTAAGTGTTAAAGATGAACGGGGTGTTTTGAAAGTTAAGAATATTAGTTTGAATCTTAGAGAAGGTGAGATTTTTGGGATAGCTGGAGTTGAAGGCAGCGGTCAAGAAGAATTAGTCGAAGCAATTCTTGGGGTTAGAGATATCTTTAACGGAGATATACTTAAGAGAGTTGATGGCAAATTTGAATCAATCAAGGGTCTTAGTGTTAAACAAATAATAGATAGGAAAATTGGCCATATTCCATCTGATAGACAAAAGCATGGTCTTATTTTAGACTTTAACATTTTACAAAATATTGGAATTAAAAGTTTTGATGATGTGAATTATTTAAAAATGAAGAGTAGTGGTATAGGTAATGGTAAATTAAAGGTTAAGTTTTTAAATGCTGTTAAAAAACAGTTTGTTAATTTTAATTTAACTTTTCTTAAGAAGATAAGTGAACGACTTGCAGCTTCATTTGATATTACACCAAGGGATGTTTTGAACAAAGTTAAAAATCTATCTGGAGGTAATCAACAAAAGGTCATTGTTGCACGTGAAATTAATTTGAAACCCGAGGTTCTCTTAGCAGTTCAACCTACAAGGGGACTTGATGTTGGTGCTATTGAAAACATTTATAAAAAATTTTTAGAGCAGAGGGATAAGGGCATAACAATTCTTCTTGTGTCTCTTGAGCTTGATGAGCTTATAAGTGTTTGTGATAGAATAGCTGTAATGTACGATGGTAAAATCATCGGTATTTTAGAGCATAATTTTGATGCTAATGTTATTGGAAAAATGATGATGGGGTATAGTTTGAATGAAAGTTAA
- a CDS encoding ABC transporter permease has protein sequence MKVNNYKYKEAIVVFLNSSIFINFFAFFLGILILGLIVLILGYSPFRMYYLMIEVIFSSPKHFAYIVSYVTPLIFTGLSIGIALKVGLFNIGVESQFMLGSISALIAGIFLDLPPVLHVICIFFFASLASGILGVLIGYLKIKFNINEVISGIMFNWILFHLNNIIIDLPAIKKDNSDLSKPIRESAFIDFFGSWKLSPEGLAYRAKHPFINDVLKAPLNFGIIIGIIIAILMWFLLNKTMLGFKISSVGRNIVASYRVGIDIKKVLMFTMFLAGALAGLAGAIQVMGVNKAIFKLTYMEGTGLNGIAVALIGNNSPIGIIFSSTLFSILFYGSSRVQSLMGLSSSIVSLMIGIVVIMISASHFLNKMFLRSIKNVKRTNISN, from the coding sequence ATGAAAGTTAATAATTATAAATATAAAGAGGCAATTGTAGTATTTTTAAATTCATCGATATTTATTAATTTTTTTGCATTTTTTTTAGGGATTTTAATTCTTGGATTAATAGTATTAATTCTTGGGTATTCTCCTTTTAGAATGTACTATCTAATGATAGAAGTTATATTTTCTTCTCCTAAACATTTTGCGTATATTGTAAGCTATGTCACGCCATTGATTTTTACGGGTCTTTCGATTGGCATTGCTTTAAAAGTGGGACTTTTTAATATTGGTGTTGAGAGTCAATTTATGCTTGGTTCAATTTCAGCTTTAATAGCTGGAATTTTTTTGGATTTGCCTCCTGTATTGCACGTAATTTGCATTTTCTTTTTTGCATCTTTAGCGTCAGGGATTTTAGGTGTTTTAATTGGATATTTAAAGATTAAATTTAACATAAATGAAGTAATTTCAGGGATAATGTTTAATTGGATTTTATTTCATTTAAATAATATAATTATAGATTTGCCTGCTATTAAAAAGGATAATAGTGATTTATCAAAGCCGATTCGCGAAAGTGCTTTTATTGATTTTTTTGGTTCTTGGAAACTTTCACCTGAGGGACTTGCTTATAGAGCAAAACATCCATTTATTAATGATGTATTAAAGGCTCCTCTTAATTTTGGGATAATTATTGGGATAATTATTGCTATTTTAATGTGGTTTTTATTGAATAAGACGATGCTTGGGTTTAAAATAAGCTCTGTTGGACGTAATATTGTCGCTTCTTATCGTGTTGGAATTGATATTAAAAAAGTTTTAATGTTTACTATGTTTCTTGCAGGTGCACTTGCGGGTCTTGCAGGTGCTATACAGGTTATGGGTGTTAATAAGGCAATATTTAAGCTTACTTATATGGAAGGAACAGGTCTTAATGGTATAGCTGTTGCTTTGATAGGAAATAATTCTCCAATAGGAATAATATTTTCAAGTACTTTATTCTCAATTTTGTTTTATGGTAGTAGCAGAGTACAAAGTTTAATGGGATTGTCATCTTCAATTGTGTCTTTAATGATAGGGATAGTGGTGATTATGATTTCTGCTAGTCATTTTTTAAATAAGATGTTTTTGAGGAGTATAAAAAATGTTAAACGCACTAATATTTCTAATTAG
- a CDS encoding ABC transporter permease, whose product MLNALIFLISETLINSQTLILAGLGGLISERCGIINIGLEGTMALGAFVGATVAYYYGSPLFAIFAGGVSGLVLSILHAIFTVFLKSDQVITGMAINFLGPSIAMLFGTFIFGSASTPPIDIKLPILFDGVLDKRSLIFQIFGKRYSFYIAIICVVIFHVMFKYTKIGLRIKASGEEPEVLESLGVNVFMIRFFCVLLSGLFAGIAGAVLSTVIASSYMQGIIGGQGFIAIVMVIFGNWQPFGILMGSFLFSFIRTLVVMMSQFSFLSLIIPLKILIILPYVVVILSLMFFSKRNYAPKALGLPYKKD is encoded by the coding sequence ATGTTAAACGCACTAATATTTCTAATTAGTGAAACACTCATAAATTCTCAGACCTTAATTTTGGCTGGTCTTGGAGGACTTATAAGTGAGAGATGTGGAATAATCAATATTGGTCTTGAGGGCACAATGGCTCTTGGGGCATTTGTTGGTGCTACAGTTGCATATTATTATGGTAGTCCGTTATTTGCAATTTTTGCGGGAGGGGTCTCAGGGCTTGTTCTTTCAATTCTTCATGCTATTTTTACTGTTTTTCTTAAATCAGATCAGGTAATAACTGGGATGGCTATTAATTTCTTAGGACCATCTATTGCGATGTTGTTTGGAACTTTTATTTTTGGTTCTGCTTCAACTCCCCCAATAGATATTAAGTTGCCCATACTTTTTGACGGAGTTTTGGATAAAAGGTCTCTTATATTTCAGATTTTTGGTAAGAGATATTCATTTTATATTGCAATAATATGTGTTGTGATTTTTCATGTTATGTTTAAATATACTAAAATTGGGCTTAGGATTAAAGCTAGTGGTGAGGAACCAGAAGTTTTAGAATCTCTTGGAGTTAATGTATTTATGATTAGGTTTTTTTGTGTCCTTTTAAGTGGTTTATTTGCGGGAATTGCTGGAGCAGTTCTCTCTACTGTGATTGCTTCAAGTTATATGCAAGGAATTATTGGTGGACAAGGTTTTATTGCCATTGTTATGGTGATTTTTGGAAATTGGCAACCTTTTGGAATTTTGATGGGTAGCTTTTTGTTTTCTTTTATAAGAACTTTAGTTGTTATGATGTCTCAATTTTCTTTTTTGTCTTTAATAATTCCTCTTAAAATATTAATCATTTTACCTTATGTTGTAGTGATTTTGAGTCTTATGTTTTTTTCAAAAAGGAATTATGCCCCTAAAGCTTTAGGTTTACCTTATAAAAAAGATTGA
- a CDS encoding methyl-accepting chemotaxis protein: protein MLKIKHRFIGFLFLYLLITILFISLIFKFILGSYLESYYKQVTRAQIRRAAFAVQALLDTFYIIIDGASSNLALETMSEYSFIKNGGNIFSEVELDRLREHSKIVLDAVKGNKKYRNRVYDILFNLKLDTFYEEFAFLDFEGKIIVSTRHANNIDFGQSESNTEYFKRSVEEYKKRELNFIGWYPGLTEGIAGEVAIRSHYKDKKTSAIVVPVYSAEDKVFLGYLVGYLLDDVIRDKLDRSRFGFYNRGNLLYLDPYNNLVNPLIEYNESSKVSAKFLSVLKDVLTKPPLKPLVRGQIPVYQIERVYFPEMKLYNYCAILPIRSEFGDNSGILVARIPYEDIYGVIYSLAFKFIVCAILGVIILVVILSVKLESIISFRLNLVRKLVKEIVQGNLDKDYVINDKYNYSDELGSLGLQIVKMRDAISDSIVSVLKNISYVNKVSVEVANSSQNLSSSALQQASTLEEMTANIEQISSGVEMSVTHSRETEEIALITNENAQIGGKAVEESVVAMQSIVEKVSVIEEIARKTNLLALNAAIEAARAGDEGKGFAVVASEIRKLADLSKESALEIGELVEENSRLATEAGLIFKDMLPEIEKTTNLVKKIFEGSYKQNDQIIQFKEALDQVGEVVQASASSSEELSSMADRMLEKAQELKQVISFFKVKDFEVAAFDKLNAGDDVLMTGSLTSLNKDNNSSLGDRQDDIHGDSNVSYESINKRVDPKKAIDVVDKDLDFDEDFSDF, encoded by the coding sequence ATGTTAAAAATTAAGCACAGGTTTATTGGTTTTTTATTTTTATATTTGTTGATAACTATATTGTTTATTTCTTTAATTTTTAAGTTTATTTTGGGTAGTTATTTAGAAAGTTATTATAAACAAGTTACAAGAGCTCAAATAAGACGAGCTGCTTTTGCTGTGCAGGCTTTGTTAGATACATTTTATATCATAATTGATGGTGCAAGTTCTAATTTAGCTCTTGAGACTATGAGTGAATATTCGTTTATTAAAAATGGTGGAAATATTTTTTCAGAGGTCGAATTAGATAGACTTAGAGAGCATTCTAAAATAGTTCTTGATGCTGTAAAGGGGAATAAAAAATATCGAAATCGGGTATATGATATATTGTTCAATTTAAAGCTTGATACTTTTTATGAAGAATTTGCATTTCTTGATTTTGAAGGTAAAATAATCGTTTCTACTAGACATGCCAATAATATAGATTTTGGTCAGTCTGAGTCAAATACTGAGTATTTTAAAAGATCTGTAGAAGAATATAAAAAAAGGGAATTAAATTTTATTGGTTGGTATCCTGGTCTTACTGAAGGGATAGCAGGAGAGGTTGCTATTAGATCTCACTATAAAGATAAAAAAACTTCTGCAATAGTTGTTCCTGTATATTCAGCAGAAGATAAAGTGTTTCTTGGCTATTTGGTAGGTTATTTACTTGATGATGTAATAAGAGATAAGTTAGATAGATCTAGATTTGGGTTTTATAATAGAGGAAATTTATTATATTTAGATCCATACAATAATCTTGTTAATCCTTTAATAGAATATAATGAGAGCTCTAAAGTTAGTGCTAAATTTCTTAGTGTTTTAAAGGATGTATTGACCAAACCCCCTCTGAAACCTCTTGTACGAGGTCAGATACCAGTTTATCAGATTGAGAGAGTGTATTTTCCTGAGATGAAGTTGTATAATTATTGTGCCATATTGCCTATTAGAAGTGAGTTTGGAGATAATAGTGGAATTCTTGTTGCCAGAATTCCTTATGAAGATATTTATGGGGTTATTTACAGTTTGGCTTTTAAATTTATTGTATGTGCTATTTTAGGCGTTATTATATTGGTTGTTATTCTCTCAGTGAAGTTAGAGTCAATTATTAGCTTTAGGTTAAATTTGGTTAGAAAATTGGTAAAAGAAATAGTTCAAGGAAATTTAGATAAAGATTATGTTATTAATGATAAGTATAATTATTCTGATGAGCTTGGTTCATTGGGCTTACAAATTGTTAAAATGCGAGATGCTATTTCGGATTCTATTGTAAGTGTTCTTAAAAACATTAGTTATGTTAATAAGGTAAGTGTTGAAGTTGCTAATTCAAGTCAGAATTTAAGTTCTAGTGCATTACAGCAAGCTTCAACACTTGAAGAAATGACAGCTAACATTGAACAGATATCATCTGGAGTTGAGATGAGTGTTACTCATTCCCGAGAAACAGAAGAAATTGCCCTAATTACTAATGAGAATGCTCAAATAGGGGGTAAGGCTGTTGAAGAATCTGTTGTGGCTATGCAGTCTATTGTTGAGAAAGTCAGTGTTATTGAAGAGATAGCTAGAAAAACTAATTTGCTTGCTTTAAATGCGGCTATTGAGGCTGCAAGAGCTGGGGATGAAGGTAAGGGGTTTGCTGTTGTAGCAAGTGAAATTAGAAAACTTGCTGATCTTAGCAAAGAGTCTGCACTTGAAATTGGTGAATTAGTTGAAGAGAATTCTAGATTGGCAACGGAAGCTGGGTTGATATTTAAGGATATGTTGCCTGAAATAGAAAAGACTACCAATCTTGTGAAGAAGATTTTTGAGGGAAGCTATAAGCAAAATGATCAAATTATACAGTTTAAAGAAGCTCTTGATCAGGTTGGAGAAGTGGTTCAAGCTTCAGCATCAAGCAGTGAAGAACTTTCAAGTATGGCTGATAGGATGCTTGAAAAGGCTCAAGAGCTCAAACAAGTAATATCTTTTTTCAAAGTTAAAGATTTTGAGGTTGCTGCTTTTGATAAACTTAATGCTGGTGATGATGTTTTGATGACAGGCAGTCTTACTTCTTTGAATAAGGATAATAATTCATCTTTAGGAGATAGACAAGATGATATACATGGTGATTCAAACGTAAGTTATGAGTCTATTAATAAGAGGGTAGATCCTAAGAAAGCCATTGATGTTGTCGATAAAGATTTGGATTTTGATGAGGATTTTTCAGATTTTTAG
- a CDS encoding methyl-accepting chemotaxis protein — MKLKVRILLIVSILIAIFISILFFVFGMSINSSLVAQQLDLMRNLIGNVKNSLTLYLSSMEERVKINSMYLDSSSVFESIARSKPKRIEAILDQTEILVKTGRGNNLMITNKKGEIIFTTAVKDNSDYGISVADKEYFIKLKGSSSIYNSSVLLTDSMSVEEVLMRDISKIRNKSGQIPYLLIGIPLRDHDTSDVFGYFMIFYAIDYLYNSFKGISFGALGSGRVMVFDQTGSFLMHHTWLPGDNLVNVNPYYSSVVKSSYEDLIQKNQEISLRRYVDIHGQEFVGFSQKVKCNLSNFSFIVYLRANANDFYYMTRLTTFILGISFVVTLVVLGLVTIYLVGKLSSVLNGILSYSGRLASGDFTVSSYSLKWKTLELHGLYEDLELLRSNFSSVARGVIENLDYLYENAIQIANSSQNLSSGAVEQASTLEEMTANIEQISQGVTENTDNASTTESIAVNTNEKTKEGYESVTKAIEAMEVITDKIGVIDEITRQTNLLALNASIEAARVGDKGKGFEVVAAEVRKLADQSKESAREIIDIAHKSLTVASKAGNNFEQIVPGMEKTAELVKNITRESYNQSNQIGQFKNAIEQVSQLVQTTASSSEELSAMSERMLDSVKNLKESVDYFKIDK; from the coding sequence ATGAAGCTGAAAGTTAGGATATTGCTTATTGTTAGTATTCTTATAGCAATCTTTATTTCTATATTGTTTTTCGTATTTGGGATGTCGATTAATTCTAGTTTAGTAGCTCAGCAGTTAGATCTTATGAGAAATCTTATTGGAAATGTTAAAAATTCTTTAACCCTTTATCTTTCTTCAATGGAAGAGAGAGTGAAAATTAACTCAATGTATTTAGACTCTTCATCTGTATTTGAATCCATTGCTAGAAGTAAGCCTAAGAGAATAGAAGCTATTTTGGATCAAACTGAGATCTTGGTTAAAACAGGCAGAGGTAATAACCTGATGATAACCAATAAAAAAGGTGAAATAATATTTACTACTGCTGTCAAAGATAATAGTGATTATGGCATTTCTGTTGCAGATAAAGAATACTTTATTAAGTTAAAGGGCTCTAGTTCTATTTATAACTCTTCTGTGCTTTTGACAGATTCTATGTCTGTTGAAGAAGTTTTGATGAGGGATATTTCTAAGATTAGGAATAAATCAGGACAAATTCCTTATTTATTAATAGGTATTCCTTTAAGAGATCATGATACCAGTGATGTTTTTGGTTATTTTATGATCTTTTATGCTATCGATTATCTTTATAATTCATTTAAAGGTATTAGTTTTGGAGCATTGGGGAGCGGTCGTGTTATGGTATTTGACCAAACGGGATCATTTCTTATGCACCATACTTGGTTGCCTGGTGATAACTTAGTTAATGTTAATCCTTACTATAGTAGTGTAGTTAAGAGTAGTTATGAGGATTTAATTCAAAAAAATCAAGAAATTAGCTTGAGGCGTTATGTTGACATTCATGGTCAAGAATTTGTTGGGTTTTCTCAGAAAGTAAAATGCAATTTATCTAATTTTTCGTTTATAGTATATCTAAGAGCTAATGCTAATGATTTTTATTATATGACTAGACTTACTACTTTTATTTTGGGAATAAGTTTTGTAGTAACTTTAGTTGTTCTTGGATTAGTTACTATTTATCTTGTAGGTAAACTCAGTTCTGTTTTAAATGGAATTTTAAGTTATTCTGGAAGACTTGCTTCTGGGGATTTTACTGTTTCAAGTTATTCTTTAAAATGGAAAACGTTAGAACTTCATGGATTATATGAAGATTTGGAGCTTTTAAGGTCTAATTTTTCATCTGTTGCCAGAGGAGTTATTGAAAACCTTGATTATCTTTATGAGAATGCAATTCAGATAGCAAATTCGAGTCAAAATTTAAGTTCTGGAGCAGTTGAACAAGCGTCTACATTAGAAGAAATGACAGCAAACATTGAGCAGATATCGCAAGGTGTTACTGAAAATACTGATAATGCTTCTACTACTGAGAGTATTGCTGTTAACACTAATGAGAAAACCAAGGAGGGATATGAATCTGTTACTAAAGCCATTGAGGCGATGGAGGTTATTACAGATAAAATAGGTGTTATTGATGAGATAACAAGGCAAACTAATTTACTTGCTCTAAATGCTTCTATTGAAGCTGCTAGAGTAGGGGATAAGGGTAAGGGATTCGAGGTTGTTGCTGCTGAGGTTAGAAAGCTTGCTGATCAAAGTAAGGAGTCTGCGAGAGAAATTATTGATATTGCACATAAAAGTTTGACTGTGGCAAGTAAAGCAGGTAATAATTTTGAGCAGATTGTTCCTGGAATGGAAAAAACGGCTGAACTTGTTAAGAATATTACTCGTGAAAGTTATAATCAAAGTAATCAAATCGGACAATTTAAGAATGCAATAGAACAAGTTAGTCAATTGGTTCAAACAACAGCATCAAGTAGTGAGGAACTTTCAGCAATGTCTGAGAGAATGTTAGATAGTGTTAAAAATTTAAAGGAATCAGTAGATTACTTTAAAATTGATAAGTAA
- the mnmA gene encoding tRNA 2-thiouridine(34) synthase MnmA, with product MQIAVLLSGGVDSSVALYTMIQKGYKNIKCYYLKIWLEDELSYIGECPWEEDINYVEAVCKKFNVPHEIINLQDEYYNRIVTYAIEELKIGNTPSPDIFCNQRIKFGAFFDKINEHYDLIVTGHYAKIENKNDHYILKQAKDKIKDQSYFLSHLSREQISKLHFPLGDLFKTEIRQIAQKIDLPNKNRKDSQGICFLGKIKYDEFIKYHLGELKGNIIEQETGKILGTHNGYWFFTIGQRKGIKLSHGPWFVTEKDIQNNIIYISNSTNYLKQGKQQFLVHKTNWINKPLNNDDLSAKIRHGEKKIKCKIEMLKNDIIKVDLEEKDYGISPGQFCIFYQEDECLGGAKIIKTLI from the coding sequence ATGCAAATAGCAGTACTTCTATCTGGTGGAGTAGACAGCTCCGTGGCTCTTTACACAATGATACAAAAAGGATATAAAAATATAAAATGTTATTATCTAAAAATTTGGCTTGAAGACGAACTTTCCTACATAGGAGAGTGCCCTTGGGAAGAAGACATTAATTATGTAGAGGCTGTGTGTAAAAAATTTAATGTACCACATGAAATCATCAACTTACAAGACGAGTATTACAATAGAATAGTAACTTATGCTATCGAAGAATTAAAAATTGGTAATACCCCAAGTCCAGATATATTTTGTAATCAAAGAATAAAATTTGGTGCATTCTTTGACAAGATAAACGAACATTATGATTTAATTGTCACAGGACACTATGCCAAAATAGAAAACAAAAATGATCACTACATACTTAAACAAGCCAAAGATAAAATAAAAGATCAAAGCTATTTTCTGTCTCATCTCTCTAGAGAACAAATATCAAAACTGCATTTCCCATTAGGAGACCTATTTAAAACTGAAATAAGACAAATAGCACAAAAAATAGATTTGCCCAATAAAAACAGAAAAGACAGTCAGGGGATCTGTTTTCTTGGCAAAATCAAATATGATGAATTTATAAAATATCATTTAGGAGAACTTAAAGGTAATATCATCGAACAAGAAACAGGCAAAATACTTGGAACACATAATGGATATTGGTTTTTTACAATTGGACAAAGAAAAGGTATCAAACTCAGCCATGGCCCATGGTTTGTCACAGAAAAGGATATTCAAAATAACATCATTTATATCTCAAACAGTACAAATTACCTGAAACAAGGGAAGCAACAATTTTTAGTCCACAAAACAAACTGGATAAACAAGCCATTAAACAATGATGACTTAAGTGCCAAAATCAGACATGGAGAGAAAAAAATAAAATGTAAAATAGAAATGTTAAAAAATGATATTATAAAAGTTGATCTAGAAGAAAAAGATTATGGAATTTCACCAGGACAATTTTGCATATTTTATCAAGAAGACGAATGCTTAGGCGGAGCCAAAATCATTAAAACATTAATATAA
- a CDS encoding hydroxymethylglutaryl-CoA synthase: MKVGISDIRVFLPLNCLSLHVLLGNSLYNSDEKFFKKFNRAIDATLQKAFRFTSPNEDSVTMASSAVKLIFDNNNLNLDKMRVFLGGTETGVDYSKSISSYVYGALKLAGINLSNNFLTFQAQHACAGSALSLHSAASILSHSDKSEYGIVFSSDIAHYSNLTTAEITQGAGATAVLIEQNPKVLSINLSEFGVYTDDVDDFFRPFGSLEAKVKGRYSIDCYNKANEEALANFAYKKNMSIKDLFSKYRFILHVPFAQMPIDSMHYVLKKYYSEDESERNAYLESIDFYDSVEASKEVGNLYTGSIFLSLMSYLKRVFAKKDISGERILFCSYGSGNIMVIYELTVEENAHCVVKTWNIDKILSVRHDANFDEYRDFFENRIVPGESQGFYLKEIREDGYRVYGYRA, translated from the coding sequence ATGAAAGTAGGTATTAGTGATATTAGAGTTTTTTTACCTTTAAATTGTTTAAGCTTACATGTTCTTTTAGGCAATTCTTTATATAATTCTGATGAAAAATTTTTTAAGAAATTTAATAGAGCAATTGATGCAACCCTTCAGAAAGCGTTTAGATTTACAAGTCCTAATGAAGACAGTGTTACAATGGCTAGTTCTGCTGTTAAGCTGATTTTTGATAATAATAATCTTAATTTAGATAAAATGAGAGTATTTTTAGGTGGAACTGAGACGGGTGTAGATTATTCAAAGTCAATTTCATCTTATGTCTATGGAGCTTTGAAGTTAGCTGGTATTAATTTATCAAATAATTTCTTAACTTTTCAGGCCCAACATGCATGTGCAGGTTCTGCACTTTCTTTGCACAGTGCTGCAAGTATTTTAAGTCATTCAGATAAATCTGAATATGGAATAGTATTTTCTAGTGATATCGCACATTATAGTAATCTTACTACAGCAGAGATTACTCAAGGCGCTGGAGCAACAGCAGTTCTTATTGAGCAAAATCCAAAAGTTTTATCTATTAATTTGTCTGAGTTTGGAGTTTATACTGATGATGTTGATGATTTTTTTAGACCATTTGGAAGTCTTGAGGCTAAGGTAAAGGGGCGTTATTCTATTGACTGCTATAATAAGGCAAATGAAGAGGCTTTAGCAAATTTTGCATATAAGAAAAATATGAGTATTAAGGATTTATTTTCTAAATATAGGTTTATTTTACATGTACCTTTTGCACAAATGCCTATAGACTCAATGCATTATGTTTTAAAGAAATATTATAGTGAAGATGAGTCTGAGCGAAATGCTTATTTAGAATCAATAGACTTTTATGATTCTGTTGAGGCTTCTAAAGAAGTGGGGAATTTATATACAGGATCAATATTTTTATCTTTAATGTCTTATTTGAAGCGAGTATTTGCAAAAAAGGATATTAGTGGTGAGAGGATACTTTTTTGTTCCTATGGCTCTGGTAATATTATGGTTATTTATGAGCTTACAGTTGAAGAGAATGCTCATTGTGTTGTTAAGACCTGGAATATTGATAAAATACTTTCAGTAAGACATGATGCAAATTTTGATGAGTATAGAGATTTTTTTGAAAATAGGATTGTTCCAGGTGAATCCCAAGGTTTTTATTTAAAGGAAATTAGAGAGGATGGATACCGGGTTTATGGGTATCGAGCCTAA